The genomic window GGACGTGTTGCAGGAGGCCTATCTCGACCTCGTCCGCCAGTTCCCCGCCTACCGCGAGAAGGCGGACCTTCCGCCGTTCCTGTGGCTGCGGCTGCTGACCGGTCGTCGGCTGCTCCGGGTTCACCGCCGGCACCTCGGGGCGGCGATTCGCGACGCGGGCCGGGAGGTCTCGATCCACGGCGGCGCGGCGCCCGGGGCCGACTCCGGGTCGCTGGCCGAGCACCTGGTCGGCCGTCTGACCACGGCCAGCCGGGCGTTCGACCGCGAGGAGCGACGCCGGCTGCTCCAGCGGGCCCTCGACTCGCTCGACCCGCTGGACCGCGAGGTGCTCGCTCTGCGTCATTTCGAGGGTCTGACCAACGGCGAGGCCGCCGCGGTGCTGGGCCTCTCCAAGACGGCGGCCTGCAACCGCTACGTGCGCGCCCTGGCCCGGCTCCAGGAGGCGACCCGCGACGTGCCGGGCCTGCTCGACGAACCTGCCGGATGACCGGCCTGGGCCGAAATCGCCAGATTAAGGTTTGACCCGCGCGGTCCTACGTGGGATGAACGGTGGCGGTGCCCCGGCGCGCGGTCGCCGGGTCCGTCCCTTGTCCTTATCCTCGGAGAGCCTGGGGGAAGCCCATGGACGCGACGGAATCAGGGCCCAGCCCGGTCGGTCCCCTGGTGGAGGAGTTCCTGGAGCGTCGTCGCCTCGGCGAACGGCCGACCCTCGAGGAGTTCGTCGCGAGGTTCCCCGAGCTGGAGGCGGAGATCCGCCGGGTCTTCCCCGCCCTGGGGCTGCTCGAGGAGCTGGGCCCCGGCACCGTCGGGGCGGGCGCGACGACCGCCGACGGCCCGGTGGGCGATGCCGGGCCGTCATCCGAGAGGCTGGGCGACTTCCGCATCCTCCGCGAGATCGGCCGGGGCGGGATGGGGGTGGTGTACGAGGCCGAGCAGGGCTCGCTGGGCCGGCGGGTGGCCCTCAAGGTGCTGCCGCCCGGGCGGCTCGCGGGCGAGGAGCCGTTGCGCCGGTTCGAGCGCGAGGCCCAGGCCGCCGCGCGGCTGCACCACACCAACATCGTGCCCGTCTTCGGCTCGGGGCGCGAGCAGGGTTGCGCCTACTACGTGATGCAGCTGATCCGGGGCCGCGGGCTCGACCGGGTCATCGAGGAGCTGGCGCGGTTGCGCCGATCCCTCGGGGCGCCGGCCGATGGCGAGGCCACCGTGGCCGGGCACGACCCCGAAGAGGCCCCGCAGCCCGGGGCGATCGCCCGTTCGATGCTGTCGGGCCGCTTCGAGAAGGCCGACGGCCCGCCGGGTGGGGCCGACGCCGCCGACGCGCCGACGCCCCCGCCGGCCGAGTCCGAGGCCGGTGCCGCGAGCGACTCGGTCTCGACGAGCACCGCCAGCGACCTGCACCTGGCCCGCGGCGTGGCGCGGGTGGGCATCCAGGTGGCCGAGGCGCTGGCGTACGCCCACCGCCAGGGCGTCCTCCATCGCGACATCAAGCCCTCGAACCTGCTGCTCGACGAGGCGGGCGACGTCTGGGTGGCCGACTTCGGCCTCGCCAAGTTGGCCGAGGGGGACGACCTGACCCACACCGGCGAGGTCGTCGGCACCCTCCGCTACATGGCGCCCGAGCGGTTCCGGGGCGAGGGGGACGGGCGATCCGATCAGTACTCCCTGGGCCTGACCCTCTACGAGCTGCTGGCGTTGCGCCCGGCGTTCGACGCGCCCGACCGCGCCCGGCTCGTCCGCCTCGTGATGGAGGGGGATCCGCCCCCGCTGCGCAAGGTCGCGCCGTCGGTCCCGGCCGACCTGGCGACGATCGTCGCCAAGGCGATGTCCCGGAGGCCCGAGGACCGCTACCCCACGGCCGGGGCCCTGGCCGACGACCTGCGGCGGTGGCGCGACGGTTCGCCGATCTCCGCCCGGCCCGTCGGGCCGCTGGAGCGGCTGGCGAAGTGGGCGCGCCGGAACCCGGCGCTGGCGGCCTCGACCGGGGTGGCCATCGGGCTGGCCGCCAGCCTGATCGCGGCCCTGGCCATCAGCAACGTCCGCATCCGCGCCGCGTTCGGCCGCGCCGAGTCGGCCCTGGAACGGGCGAAGGTCTCGGCCCGCCAGGCCGAGCAGGTCATCGCCTTCCTCACCGAGGACATCCTGGGCCAGGCCGATCCGGAGGTGAACCCCGTCCGAGACAACCTGACCGTTGAGGAGGCGCTGGACAGGGCCGGCGACCGGATCGGGCACCGCTTCGAGGGCGAGCCCGAGGTCGATGCGGAGATCCGCTACGCGATCGGCCGGATGTATCACCAGCGTGGTCGCAACCAAAAGGCCGAACCCCACCTGCGACAGGCCTGGGAGACCCTGGGCCGTGCGGCCGGCCCCGAGGACCCGAGGACGCTGAGGGCCCGCCTGTATTTCGCGGTGGCGCTCCAGAATTTGCAGCGTTACGAGGAAGCCGAAGGCCATCTTCGCGAACTCCTTCGAAGCCCCGACGAACCCCGGCGCATCCTCGTAATCCAGAGTCATCTTGCGGACCTCTTTTGGGAGACGGGCAAGCTGGAAGAGGCCGAGGCCCTGCAACGCCGGCTCGTCGAGGGCTTCGGGGAGACAGACGGTCCCCAGGCCGAGATGACCTTGACCATGCGGCTCTTCCTAGCCAGAGTCCTCTCCTCTCGGGGCGCCCTCGACGAGGCGGAGGCGATTCTGCGGGACGTCGTCGAGATCCGTCGCCGAACCTGCGAGCCCCAGGCGCCGCCCCGGCTCGGGGCGCAGCGTCAGCTCGCCAGCTTCCTGAACGCGCAAGGCCGGTTCGCCGAGGCCGAGCCGATCCTCCGCGAGACCCTGGAGGGGTATGACCAGGTCTACGGCCCCGATCACCCCCACACGCTCACGACACTGGGCAGCCTCGTCATCTCGCTCTGGCGACTCGGCCGGTTCGCCGAGGCCGAGCCGCTGTCACGACGAAGCTGTGACGCCTGGATGCGGACCCAGGGCCCCGATCATCCATTAGGGCTCTCGGCGATGAGCGTCCGGGCGCTACTCATGATGGACCGAGGCGAGTTCGACCGGGCCGAGCCCCTGCTCCGGGAGGTCCTCCACACCCGCGAGCGGATTCAGGGGCCGGAGCACTTCGACACCGCCATCGCGGCAATGAACCTGGGTCGGGCTTGCCGATTCCGGGGCCAGCCCGCCCAGGCCGCGGCCCTCTGCCGGCGGGGCCTGGAGACCCTCCGATCGAAGCTCGGCCCGGACCACCCGACGACGAGGACGGCCGCCGACATACTCGCCGGGTGCCTGCTCGACGCAGGGCGGGCCCCCGAGGCGGTCGCGATGCTCGAGGGCGGCGTGCGCGAGCGGCCGGAGGATCCGTCAGCCCTCGTGAGGCTGGCCCTATCGCTGCTGGCCTCCGGCGACGAGGCGGGCTACCGGGCGCGTTGTGCCGAGGGCCTGGGTCGCCTCGCCGACCCGGCGGGCCCGGACGCCGTCGAGGTCCTTCGTGCCGGCCTGCTCGTGTCCGGGGCCATCGACCCGGCCCGGGCGGTGGCGACGGCCGAGGCCGCGGCGGCCCGCGAGCCGAAGGCCGCCGAACGCCGGTTCCTCCTGGGCCTGGCGCTGCTCCGCGCCGACCGCCTCGGCGAGGCCGTCGACCGGCTGACCGAGGCGGCGGACCTCGACCCGACGTGGACCTCGGTGGCGCAGGCCCGGGCCGCCGCCGCGATCGCCTGCGCCCGGCTCGGTCGCGAGGCCGAGGCCCTCGCGTGGGTCGCCCGCGCGAGCGATCGCCGCGGCGACCCCGCCCGGCGGATCCCCGCGGGCTGGGTGCTCACGCCGGCCGCGTCCTGGCGGGACCGCCTGGTGCTGGACCGCCTGACCCGCGAGGCCGCCGCCCTCGCCCTCGACCCGCTCGTCCCGGCCAACCCGTTCGCCCCGGGTTGATGCGGCGTCCCGCCTCACTGCCGAAGAGGATGCGGGGGACCTACCGGGAGGGACTCCAGGTCGCCTCTCACGGGCCCGAGTCGGCCGAAGGGGCCTCGTCCCTCGGGCGAGGCGCGATCTGGGCGAGGACGCCGTTCACGCCTTCCATCACGGTGTCCTCGACCCGATCCGACCAGGGGGAGGGGAGGCCGTAGTAGACCATCGCGCCGCCGCCCTCGTAGCCGCCTTCCTTCAGGACGCGGAGGGAGGGGATGTACGCCATCACGTCGTTGCAGTAGGCCGCGACCCAGGTCGGCGATGCGCCCCCCTCCTTCTTGATCCGGATCGCGTAATCGACGGTCGCCTCGCCGCCCAGGAAGACCCACCGCAGCTCGTCGAGCCCCCACGCCTGGACCGGATAGGGATAGTCGGGCGGGAGCTTGCCCAGCTCCTCGAACCGCTCCAGCAGCCGGCGGGCGCGGGCGGCGACGAAGCGGTCGCTCGACTTGGCGTCGGCCTCCACCTGGGCCCGCGTCGGCAGCGTGGCGAAGGCGAGGCTCACCTCCTTGTACGCGCTCCGCAGCGGGCCCTCGATGCGCCTCAACGGCTTCTCCAGGGCCGCGGCGACGGCATCCGCCATGGCCATGCCGTGCCTCTCCGCCAGCTCGTCCGAGCGCCGAGGCACCGGGTTCTGGTCGGCGCCGCAGCCGGCCACGTACATGGCCTGGGTGCCCGGCATCCGCTTCTCGATCGCCGCCGACGCATGCCCGGCCCAGTCGCCGCTGACCTTGTAGCCGTCCAGGACCGTGCAGTGGCAGGCGTACACATAAAGGACCGCCCGCCGCTTGCCTTCGAAGTCGCTCGCGACGAGCACCGGGACGTCGTGGTCCACCGGGCCCTTGAGCTGCCCCTTCTCGCGGAGGGCGGGCACGTCCTTCTCCGGGTTGTTCCGCCGGTTCACGGCGAACTCGCAACGGCCGCCGCCCCAGGACAGGCTCCCGGGCGAGAGGTCGTCGAAGGACTGGCCGACCACGTCCGCGACGATCGTCTCGAGGAGCCTCGTGTAGTCGGCGATCCGCCGCCGCTGGTCGTCGTCGAGCGGGTACATCGTGTCCAGGTTCCGGCCGACCACCGGCGCGCTGTGCGTGTGCGAGCACGCCAGGACGATCCGGTCCCGCTCCAGCCCGTGCTTCCGGCGGATCGCGTCCCGGATCCGCTCCGAGAGGTCGCGGCTGATCCCGCAGACGTCGATCGTCACCAGGACGGCCCGCTGGCCCAGCGGGTCCTCGAGCGCCAACGCCTTGACCCAGATGTCCTGGTCCACACCCTCCGACGGATGGTTCCGCGCCGCGTAGCCGGCGAGCCAGATCGGCTCCTTGGGGGTGATCGCCGCCCGCCCCGTGCCGACCTTCCAGCCGTCGCCGAGCGCCTCCGGCGCGCCGGCGAGCAGGGCGACCAGCGCGAGCCCGAAGAGACTGCCGAACGTCCTGCAAGCGTCAGTCGACCTCATGAGCATGGACCTCACTGCGCGGCCGGGGGACGATGCGATGGCGGCTCGAGCCGCCCGGCCCACCAGGTTAACCGCTCCCGGCCGTCGAGGCAGCCCCGCGGTTGACGACGCTCCGGGCCTCGGGGCAGGCCCCCCGCGGGAGTGTTGCCCGCCGCCCGATCGCCCGCTAGACTCGGAGGCCGCCATAACGACGATTGTCCGAGACCCTCATCCGCGCCACGGTCCACCGCCATGATGCACGCCCCTTTCCTCCTCGCGGCCGCGATCACCGCCCTGGGCGTCGGCCCGACGCCCGAAGATTTGCGGATGGAGCCGATCAACGGCCGCTGGTATCGCGTCGAACCGGCGAGGGAGGTCACGCTGCGATGGAGCCGCCCGGCGAAGCCCACGCCCGCCCCGCTGCGCTTCGTGATCCGCGACTACGAGGGCGTCGAGGAGGCGTCCGGCACGATCACCCCCGCGGGCGACGGCTCCCTGGCGCTCAGCCGGCCCTTCGCGCGGGGATATCACGAGGTCGAGTTCCCGTCCCTCAAGCGACACTTCGGCCTGATCGCCGCGCCGGCGTTCGCGGGCAAGGCGGACCCGTTCTTTGCGATCGACGCCGGCCTGACCTGGCTGACGCCCGAAGACCGCGTGCGAGGGGCCCTGATCGCGGAGGCCCGCGACTGCGGCATCGCCCTGATCCGCGAGCGGCTCCGCTGGGCGGCGATCGAGCCCGAGAAGGGCCGCCCGTCGTGGGACCGGGACGGCCGAGCCGACGCACTCCGCCGGTCCTACTGTCGCGCCGGGTTGCCGATCCTGGAGCTGGCCCATGACGCGCCGGAGTGGGCGGGCCGCTGGGGGGTCTATCCGTTCGACCTCGCCGCGACGGCCGAATCCTGGCGCGAGATCGGCAAGCACTGGGGGCCGGCGTGGGGCGGCGTCGAGCTCTGGAATGAGCCCGACATCCAGTTCGGCGGCGACTGGCCGGCGGACCAGTACGCCGCGTTCGGCAAGGCCGCGTCGTACGGGCTCCACGCCGCCGGGGTCGAGGCGCCGGTCGTGGCCGGCGTGATCGCGAACTACAGCCCGGACTTCATGGAGACCCTCGCGGCCAACGGCCTGGTCGAGCGGGCCGAGGCGTTCAGCTTCCACGACTACGGCCCGGCGCTCGACCTGGAGGCGAAGGCCGCCCGGTTCCGCGACTGGCTGCGGACCGCCGGCCGGCCCGACATGCCCCTCTGGCTGACCGAGTGCGGCTGGCCCTGGACGCGAGGGACCGAGCGGGCATCGGCAGAGGAGGACCGCAAGAGCGCCGCCGAGATCGCCGCCAAGGCGATCGAGGCCCGCGCCTGCGGCGTCGCCCGGCACTTCCCGTTCGTCCTCCCCTTCTACGAGGAGAACGCCAAGAACTTCGGCATGACCGACCGCCAGGGCTCGCCCATGCGCTCGCTCGCCGCCTACGCCCAGGCGATCCGGGCCCTGGCCGGCCTCGAGTACCTCGGCGACCTCAAGCTCGAGGAGCCGGGCCTCGGCCGGGCCCGCGTCTTCGGCGACGGCTCGACGGCCGTCGTCACGCTCTACGCGACGAAGTCGAACGTCCTGGTGAAGCTCCCGGGCGTGACGATCAGCCGCGTCGAAGGCGCGGACGGCCGGGCCTTGAAGACGGGTGACGACGAGTCGTTCACCATCCCCGACGGCCTGGCGTTCGCCTGGGTCGACCGCGGGACGTTCGGCGACCGCCTCGACGCCAGGACGCGTGCCATGTCCCTGAAGCCGATGAAGGCGGAGTCCCGTGGCAAGTCCTCGCCGATCGTCCTCCGCCCGCATCTCGACCCCGCCGAGGCCCTCCCGTTCCCGTCCGGCTATCGGGTCAAGGATGCGAGCCGGAACTCCGCCGAATGGGCCGTCGAGGTCTTCAACCTGGGCGAGAGGCCGGAGTCGATCGACCTGACGCTGGAGCTCGACGGGGCGAAGACCGAGGAGCCGACCAGGCGGATCCAGAGCCCGCCTCACTCGAAGGCCGTCGCGACGTGGCCGATCAACCTGACCGGCTCATTCGCCGGCTTCCGCCCGGTCCGCGCCTCCCTGAAGGCGGAAGGGGCCTCGGGCCTGCTGGACCGGGCCGAGTTCCGGGTCGCGGGCGAGCCCACGCTGGAGGCCGCCCTCGCCGGCCTCAACCATCCCACGAGGCTGCCGATCGAGGACCTCGCGCGATGGTCGCCGAAGATCAGCGCGGGAGGCGTCGTGACGTTCGAGCCGCTCCCGCCGGGCGGCTGCCGGCTGAACATCGCGAAGCACCCGGCCCCCGACCGCTGGGCCTACCCGGAGTTCCGCCTCCCCGACGGGGTCCCGCTGCGGAATGCCCGGGGCCTCGTCCTCCGCGCCCGGTGCGAGAAGCCCGCCCAGGTGCGGGCCTTCCTCTGGGAGGGGGACACGGGGGTCGGCTACCTGACGCAGTCCCCGATCATCCCGGCCGACGGCGCCTGGCACGTCGCGCGGGTCGCGTTCGATCGCCTGGCCCTCAGCTCCGCCAACGCCCCGGACCCGAACGACCGCCTGGACCTGGACAGCGTCCGGCGGATCAGCCTGGGGATGAACCACGAGCAGGAGTCCAACGCCCTCGAGATCAGCGACCTCTACGTCGAGTGGCCCGGCGACTCGCTCCAGGCTCTCTGGGAGGACCTCGAGAAGGACGACACCGAGGCGAGCCGCGCGCTGCTGACCCTCTCGACGAGGCCGGCGGACGCCGTCGCCTTCCTCGACGAGCACCTCAAGCCGCTCAAGCTCGACGCCGTCCACCTCAAGGCGTACCTGATGCGGTTGGCCAGCCCGAACGAGGTCCTCGCGAGGAAGGCCTTCGAGGACCTCGAATACTTCGACCCCCGGCTGGCGATGGACCTCCCCTCGCTCATGGAGAAGACCACGGAGACGCCGGCACGCCAGCGGCTGGTCGAGGTGCTCAGCGGCCGGGATCGCGGGTCCCTCATGGAGAAGAAAGTTGAGCTGCGAAAATACAACGACTACTACAACTTCTTCGCCGACAACGGCTCCTGGTGGGCCGAGAAGGACCTCTCCAAGGTCAACACGATGCGATGGGGCCTGGAGAAGCGCAAGTGGACCCGCGCCGTCCGGGCGATCGCCCTGCTCGAGCACATCGGCACGCCCGAGGCCCGCGCACTCCTCAAGGACCTGGCCTCCGGCCACCCCGACGCCCAGCCCACCCGGGCCGCGGCGGAGGCGCTGCGGCGACTCGAAGAGAAGGGGCGGTAGGCCCGATCGCGGATGGCGAGCCGGGCTCCCGCGGGCCGTCCCTCATGCGCCTCGCGATCGCGGCCCGCTCCACCGGTCGGCTCGGTCGAGGCCGCGGACGACGCCTTCGCGATCGAGGGCTTGAGCGGCTTCCGCCTCCGCGGCGTCCTCAACGGTTCCCTGACCGCGGGCCCGATCCGGGACCCTCCGGGGCGCCCCGGCGGACAATGCGATGCCCGCCATCGCGACCGCGGCCACGAGCGCGACCACGCCGGGCCATCCGCCGCGCTGCCAGGCCCAGCCGCCGCAGGAGCCGAACACGCTCGAGCCCATGTAGTAGAAGAGCAGGTACAGCGACGACGCGTGGCCGTTCGCGGACCTCGCCAGCCGGCCGACGGTCCCGCTGGCGACCGAGTGCGCGGTGAAGTAGCCGACCGTCAGCAGCGAGATCCCGGCCCCCACGGCGACCAGCGGCGCCGCGAGCGTGCAGGCGATCCCCGCCAGCATCAGGGCGAAGCCCGAGGCCAGCAAGGCGCGGCTGCCCAGCCGGTCCGCGAGGATGCCGCCCCAGGACGAGGAGACCATCCCGAAGCCTTAGGTGAGGAAGAGGAGGCTCGCCGCCGTCGGGCTCAATCCGTAGGGGGGGCCCGTCAATCGGAACGTCGCGTAGTTGAACGTGCAGACGAACGCGCTGGTGAGCAGGAAGCCGATCAAGAAGAGCCGGAGGAGGCCCCGGTCCCGGAGCAGCGCCCCGAAGACGCGCAGCTCGCGGGGCAGGCTCAGCCCCGCGGGCCGGCGAGCATGCCGGGGGCGGGGCAGCAGGAGCAGGAAGCCGACCGCGGCGGCCGCACAGGCGACCCCGAAGAGGACCATGCTCGTCCGCCAGGTGAGCCACCCGGTCAGGAGCCCCATGCCCACCCGGCCGGACATCCCGCCGAACGCCGTGCCCCCCACGTAGAGGCCCATCGCCCGGCCCAGGTGCCTCGGATCGATCTCCTCCGCCAGGTGCGCCATGGCCACCGCCGGGACGCCGCCCAGGACGAACCCCTCCAGGGCCCTCGCGGCGAGCACCCCATGCCAGCTCGGCGACAGCCCGGTCGCGATGTTCATCGCGGCCGCCGAGGCCATCGAGGCGAACATGAAGGCTCGGCGATCGAACGCCTGCGAGACGCCCCCGGAGGCGACGATCGCCAGGGAGAGCGTCCCCGTCGTCAGCGAGAGCGCCAGCGAGCTGGCCGCGGGCGTGACCGAGAAGGACTCGGCGAACGTCGGCAGCAGCGGCTGCACGCAGTAGATCAGGCCGAACGTGGCGAAGCCCGCCAGGAAGAGCGCCAGCGACGCGCGGCGGTACTCGGGTGAGCCCAGGGCAATCCACTCGCCGGCCGGGCCCTCCTCCGCGGATCTCGCGGCGGGCCCCGGGCACGGGCGTTCGAGGACGGGCGATCGGGAAGTCATGGTCATTCTTCTCCTGGTCGCATTCTCGCCGCCTCCCCGCTATTCGTCCAAGATATAATAGGAATGGCCACCATACGAAACGGAGATACCATGGAGCTGAGGCACATCCGCTACTTCCTGGCGGTCGCGGAGGAGGGCAACTTCACGAGGGCCGCGGCGAGGCTGGGGATCGGGCAGCCGCCGCTCAGCCAGCAGATCAAGGACCTGGAGCGGGAGGTGGGGGTCCGGCTCTTCCATCGCGTGCCTCGCGGCGCGGAGCTCACCGCGGCCGGGCTGTCGTTCCTGGCGAGCGTGCGGGACCTCCCCGGGCGTGCGGAGGACGCCATCCGGACGGCCCGGCGGGCCGATCGGGGCGAGATCGGCAACCTCACGCTCGGGGTGACCGGCTCCGTGGCCTTGAACCCGAGGATCCCGGCCATCATCCGGGCGTTCCGCCGGGCGTATCCGCACGTCGAGCTGAGGATGCAGGAGGCGAACTCGGTCGAGCTCTACGACGCCCTGCGCGACCTGCGGCTGGACGTGGCGATCCTGCGGCCGCACGCGGCATCGCCGGAGGGGCTGGAGGTGACCCGCCTGGAGGACGAGGCTCTGATCGCGGCCCTCCCCGCCGACCATCCGGCGGTCCGGGGCCGGGGCGCGATCGACCTGGCGGCCCTCCGCGACGAGCCGTTCATCCTCGCGCCGAGGGACGCCGGCACGAGCCTGAGGACGGCCGTCTTCGCCGCGTGCCAGGCCGCCGGGTTCGACCCGCGGCCCGGCCCCTCCGCGCCCCACATCGCCTCGATCCTCTCGCTGGTCGGGGCCGAGCTCGGGGTGTCGCTCGTGCCGGCCGCGCTGAAGCAGCTCAGCGTGCAGGGCGTCGCCTTCCGCCCCCTCGCCGGCGGCTCCGCGACCATCGGCCTGGCCATCGCCCGCCGCCGCGGCGACACCGCGGCCACGACGCTGAACTTCGTGCGGCAGGCGCTCGACCCGGGCGACCTCCGGTAGGCAGGGCCGCGGACGCCGTCGCGAGCAAGCCGCCGACGATCGACGCGATTCGGCTCGACGCCCTTGACTCGGCTCCCCCGCACCGATACTAATCTGACATCTGTAGGACACAGGCAACACGTTCCCGGCAAGGGGGGATTGGCTCATGGGCGTCGCATCTTTGCTACTCGCCATCCTGGTTCAGGTGCCGCCCGCCGGGCCCGCGGATGCCGGGGGCCGCGGGGGGCCGGCGACGCGCCCGATCGCGGGGCGGATCGTGGACGCGAAGGGGATGCCGGTCGGTGGCGCCACCGTGTTCCAGTCCGGCGATGCCCCGGCGCGGACCGAGGCGTCGTCCGACGCGAAGGGCCGGTTCCGGCTGGAGGGCGTCGCGGCGGCGGACACCTTCGTCTTCGCCCGCGCGAAGGGGTTCCGGTTCGCCGGGCGGGGCGTGAAGGAGGGCGAGGGCGAGGTCACGATCACGATGGCCCGCGAGGGCGAGCCGCCGGCCGCGAGGGTGGCCACCCTCGCCCCCGGGGCCGCGGCCGATCGGGAGGCCGCGGCGGCACGCCGGCTGATCGACGGGTACGCGGCGAAGGTGTTTAAGGGAGGCGACACGGGCGCCAAGGTCCAGGTCCTGCAGGTCCTCGCTCGGCTCGACCCGATGCGGACGCTCGAGCTGACCGAGGGTGAGGCCGTGTCGGAGCCCTACCTCAAGGGCATGGTCCGGATGCTGGCCTCCACGGCCCTGCTCGAATCCAGCCCCGAGGACGCCCTGACCGTGGCGGAGGCGATCGACGAGCCGTCGGGCAAGGTCCTCGCCCTGCTGAAGGCCGCCGACGCCACCCCGGCGGCCGAGAAGACGAAGAGGCTGGAGCTGCTGGACCGGGCGATCGTCGGCGCGAAGGCCGCGCGCGAGCCGACCGGCATCCGCGACATCCTCCTGGGACAGGTCGCCGAGCGCTGGCTCGACATGGGCCTGGCCGAGAAGGGCAGGGCCCTGCTGCGCGAGATCCAGCCCGACGTCGAGCGGCTGCCCGACGCGGCCTTCGGCGGGTACGCGAAGGGGGCGTTCGCCGAGGAGCTCTGCCAGATTGACCTCGACGCGGCACTGAGGCTGACGAAGGGCCTGACGGACCCGTCCGAGCTGGACAGGCACCACGGGAACATCGCCCACGAGCTCGCGGGCAAGGACCCCGAGGCCG from Aquisphaera giovannonii includes these protein-coding regions:
- a CDS encoding carboxypeptidase-like regulatory domain-containing protein, which codes for MGVASLLLAILVQVPPAGPADAGGRGGPATRPIAGRIVDAKGMPVGGATVFQSGDAPARTEASSDAKGRFRLEGVAAADTFVFARAKGFRFAGRGVKEGEGEVTITMAREGEPPAARVATLAPGAAADREAAAARRLIDGYAAKVFKGGDTGAKVQVLQVLARLDPMRTLELTEGEAVSEPYLKGMVRMLASTALLESSPEDALTVAEAIDEPSGKVLALLKAADATPAAEKTKRLELLDRAIVGAKAAREPTGIRDILLGQVAERWLDMGLAEKGRALLREIQPDVERLPDAAFGGYAKGAFAEELCQIDLDAALRLTKGLTDPSELDRHHGNIAHELAGKDPEAAERVLGMVKSPYQHDQYVVRVVHRMASVDLPRARRVAATAVDAVIRGYALGMGALGLAVAKKTDDAIALLREAMDVLDTAGEYGRSPTRSPCDRASTCAALVSVAERIHPDLVPETFWRALSLRSPGGPGGADGPDAFCDYRAGLLLTRFDRGVARTLVERRLRAGTVGERGLAYAAAAVIDPAWAVQLVEGLAEDADLRPQGEKNSARLAAAAALSRRGEARWTYLQSRYAYLWVADTEDIATDL